The Romeriopsis navalis LEGE 11480 sequence CCGTTCGGGTGAGACAGAAGATACGACGATCGCCGATTTGGCGGTGGCTACCCGGGCGGGGCAAATCAAGACGGGTTCCTTGAGCCGGAGTGAGCGGATTGCCAAGTATAATCGCCTGCTGCGGATTGAAGATGAACTGGGTGATAAGGCTGTGTATGCGGGGACGACCAATGGTGTACCCAAGTGGCAAAAGCCCTAGATTGCTGCTATTCATTGCATCCTGTGGGGATTTGACTTGATCGGCACAGGATGCGATCACCGGCTAAATAACTCTAAAAAGCGGTCGGCAACATCAATGTTGCCGACCGCTTTTCGCATAAGCTCAGGCATAACGATCGCTATGCTCTACCTAGCTTGATAAAATTGCATCATGCGTTTGGGGCATAAATCTGGCCAACTGAGACTGAATGACCTTAAAGGTGTCATGACCTTTAAGATGTCATGTCTGTGGGCCTTGGTGGTTATGTCGCGAGAATACAGACAATAATGCCGCCCATGGCGAGAATCACCGACGCAACAACTAATCCCGCGGCAATATTGCCTTGTCGAATTGCTTCACGGTAGTTAATTGGATCGAGACGATCGTAGACCCAGACACTGCCGTAGAGCAGGATGATGCCCAGAACAGTCCACAGTATTGTTTCCGGGATTTTTTGCAGTTCAAGTATCATTTGCGACAGGATGTTGTAATGAAGGCATAATAATTATGCCAGCTTTCCCCCCGATGAATCGAGTACTTTTGCATGAGCAGACAGACTAAGCGGCAATTCATTAATCGTTGGATCGATCGGACCCCATACTTACTCATGGGTATGGCTGGATGTATCTTTTTGTTGCTGATAGTATCGCCAATCTTTGCCTCCAAGAAATTGGATAAAACGATTACCCTGGCCCCGGAGCAAACCCAAGTGTTTGGTCCGGTCGATATTCCGACGCAATTGTTTGGGACAGCGCGTGTGGAAGTGGAGG is a genomic window containing:
- a CDS encoding DUF350 domain-containing protein — protein: MILELQKIPETILWTVLGIILLYGSVWVYDRLDPINYREAIRQGNIAAGLVVASVILAMGGIIVCILAT